The Nitrososphaerota archaeon genome has a segment encoding these proteins:
- a CDS encoding DUF763 domain-containing protein yields the protein MVEPHDAIVGDVVRPKVLNMTAREAEENRKTCVDLVKEPSSHIISSIKRLCAGTTLDYWVNGYETSQNYQAYAMPRRLDWDIFKALYEYQPVDYAALVAFPGVGPAAARSLSLVADLIYGTPASWNDPVKFSFAHGGKDGVPFLVDKETWTIRSRCLGRF from the coding sequence CAAAGTGCTTAACATGACGGCAAGGGAAGCTGAAGAGAACAGGAAAACCTGTGTGGATTTGGTAAAAGAACCGTCCAGCCATATAATATCGTCCATAAAACGACTTTGTGCAGGAACTACGCTTGATTACTGGGTTAACGGCTATGAAACAAGTCAGAACTACCAAGCATACGCAATGCCACGAAGGCTTGATTGGGATATTTTCAAGGCACTATACGAATATCAACCTGTAGATTATGCGGCTTTGGTAGCCTTTCCGGGTGTAGGTCCTGCTGCTGCTAGGTCGTTGTCTTTGGTTGCAGATCTCATATATGGGACGCCGGCTTCATGGAATGATCCTGTAAAGTTCAGTTTTGCTCATGGAGGCAAGGACGGGGTTCCCTTTCTTGTAGATAAAGAGACATGGACTATACGATCAAGATGCTTGGGGAGATTCTGA